One region of Streptomyces sp. CG4 genomic DNA includes:
- a CDS encoding acyl carrier protein, which produces MDSSHDQHTPDADVLAVLTRVTEALDVVLDDCPPDPGTVTMETRFVEDLDLESIDLVTLTGELRRPYGERVDFPAYFASLDIDQIADLTVGHLVHHIVEHLR; this is translated from the coding sequence ATGGACAGCAGTCATGACCAGCACACCCCCGACGCGGACGTGTTGGCCGTCCTGACCCGGGTCACCGAGGCCCTGGACGTCGTTCTCGACGACTGCCCACCGGACCCGGGCACCGTCACGATGGAGACCCGCTTCGTGGAGGACCTGGACCTGGAATCCATCGACCTGGTCACCCTCACCGGCGAGCTGCGCCGCCCCTACGGTGAACGCGTCGACTTCCCCGCCTACTTCGCCTCGCTCGACATCGACCAGATCGCGGATCTCACCGTCGGGCACCTGGTGCACCACATCGTGGAGCACCTGCGGTGA
- a CDS encoding beta-ketoacyl synthase N-terminal-like domain-containing protein: MTAAREPVAIVGMAVTLPGAGDLGTYWRNLVDGVDAITDFPEGRWHPEGIACRRGGFVDGLADFDPAAFGIMPTAARGTEPDQLIALCTAAAALADAGGALPGDRSRIGIVLGRGGYLTPRTSRLDQRVRTSAQLTRTVREVLPDIDEEQLGLLRTAFLDALGPYSPGDGLGLVPNFAASRVANRLDLRGPAYTVDAACASSLVAVDHAVTELARGRCDVMLAGGVHHCHDATLWSVFAELGALSPSQRIRPFHRDADGMLLSEGTGIVVLKRLADAQRSGDRVYALVRGVGLASDGRTVSLVTPDPAGQARAVRLAWAEAGLDPTAPNALGLLEAHGTGTPGGDAAELAVLTEVFGRPSTGADAVIGSVKSMIGHTMPAAGVAGMVKAALAIHYAVLPPTLHCDAPHPALLDTRFCPTLTARPWEAEVRRAAVNAFGFGGINAHVVLEEAPGPAPVRTWTRRATVTEREQVLRLAADSPQALAALLDTDDAALRAMDACGSGPARLAIAGPGARQLALARRAAARGRLWGGRGGLWFAPTPLLGPGGGRMAFLYPGLEAAFTPQVDDICDRFGTDRLSTGHTRVGDVIAHTAALFDVGGLLSAALDRMGIHPDAVAGHSAGEWTAMIAGGIFREDRPGAALRDTVTRHLRLPALAFLALGAPAAQIEDVLPGYPGVVVSHDDAPHQCVVCGPRDQLEALAAHLRGEGVLGRVLPFQSGFHTPMLAPYLGDLRDALPHLAIHPARTPVWSGTLTAPFPDDEAGIRELFIRHLLEPVRFRLLTEAMYAAGFRAFVQVGAGQLPALVGDTLAGREHLAVAANSPRRSGLCQLDRVAAALWTVGMEPDFTALATRRTTVNLDQEAGPVPLHPQARERLRAVLGRGQGRPATPLHDLARCIPAAAELEALLTETATTAAELFTAAERPGGAEQAMPPTTAPAVTRRVVEADVDHMPYLLDHCFYRQRPDWPELADRWPVVPATTIVQLMLDATDAAGTPVAVRDARFLEWAVASPPAAVELTVTAKRDGDEWHRAAFGRYAHADTRTAAAYPEPPSPWACDEPEAAPCVSAREMYEQRWMFHGPGFQGVTDVVALGQRHVRGVLTCLKAPGALLDNVGQLLGYWLMATHVDRVDVLPVGVQEIVFHGPHPSPGSRVDCHIRITQVTDKLLEGDAQLVHEGRVWAGVHGWQERRFDSNPTTIAVQRRSDHHTLSVPQPGGWQLVFDHWPDPASLELMMRCQLAGEERTTFARRPVRGRRQWLLGRFAAKDAVRRHLWAHGAGPVFPGEVRVHNEPSGRPRPQGVYGRRLPPLELSLAHCREAAVALVRPGGIPAGIDVEEITDRPAATYDAVLAPGERALFQRLGAGPEQLSRFWTAKEAAAKAEGTGLRGDPHGFLVTAMDPDRSDTLTIRAPSGLSYTIRLARIDNPPELRPRSYIVAWTHMAEVHSRIQTIGQTHGQQS, encoded by the coding sequence GTGACCGCGGCCCGTGAGCCCGTCGCGATCGTCGGCATGGCGGTGACCCTGCCCGGCGCGGGCGACCTCGGCACGTACTGGCGCAACCTCGTCGACGGTGTCGACGCCATCACCGACTTCCCCGAGGGGCGCTGGCATCCGGAAGGGATCGCCTGCCGTCGCGGCGGCTTCGTCGACGGCCTCGCCGACTTCGATCCGGCCGCTTTCGGGATCATGCCGACGGCGGCGCGTGGTACCGAACCCGACCAGCTGATCGCGTTGTGCACCGCCGCCGCGGCCCTCGCCGACGCGGGCGGTGCTCTGCCCGGTGACCGCAGCCGCATCGGGATCGTGCTCGGCCGGGGCGGCTACCTCACTCCGCGGACGTCCCGCCTGGACCAGCGCGTACGGACATCGGCCCAGCTCACTCGCACGGTGCGGGAGGTGCTGCCGGACATCGACGAAGAGCAGCTAGGCCTGCTGCGCACGGCCTTCCTCGACGCGCTCGGCCCCTACAGTCCCGGCGACGGGCTCGGTCTCGTACCGAACTTCGCCGCCTCCCGCGTCGCCAACCGCCTCGATCTGCGCGGCCCCGCCTACACCGTGGACGCGGCCTGCGCCTCCTCCCTCGTCGCTGTGGACCACGCGGTCACGGAACTGGCGCGCGGGCGGTGCGACGTGATGCTCGCCGGCGGAGTGCACCACTGCCACGACGCCACGCTGTGGAGCGTCTTCGCGGAACTGGGAGCCCTGTCGCCCTCCCAGCGCATCCGGCCCTTCCACCGGGACGCCGACGGCATGCTGCTCTCCGAGGGCACGGGCATCGTGGTGCTCAAGCGGCTCGCCGACGCACAGCGATCCGGTGACCGGGTGTACGCGCTCGTACGGGGCGTGGGCCTCGCCTCCGACGGACGCACCGTCTCCCTGGTCACCCCCGACCCCGCAGGACAGGCCCGCGCGGTGCGGCTCGCCTGGGCGGAGGCCGGACTCGACCCCACCGCCCCGAACGCGCTCGGCCTCCTGGAGGCCCACGGCACGGGCACCCCTGGCGGTGACGCCGCCGAACTGGCCGTACTGACTGAGGTGTTCGGCCGACCGAGCACCGGGGCGGACGCCGTCATCGGCTCGGTGAAGTCGATGATCGGGCATACCATGCCCGCGGCCGGCGTGGCGGGCATGGTCAAGGCGGCGCTGGCGATCCACTACGCGGTCCTCCCGCCGACCCTGCACTGCGACGCCCCGCACCCGGCACTGCTGGACACCCGCTTCTGCCCGACACTGACCGCTCGCCCCTGGGAGGCCGAAGTACGGCGGGCGGCGGTCAACGCCTTCGGCTTCGGAGGGATCAACGCCCACGTGGTGCTGGAGGAGGCGCCGGGGCCCGCCCCGGTCCGTACCTGGACACGGCGGGCCACCGTCACCGAACGCGAACAGGTGCTGCGCCTGGCAGCGGACAGCCCCCAGGCCCTGGCCGCGCTGCTCGACACCGACGACGCGGCCCTGCGCGCCATGGACGCGTGCGGGAGCGGTCCAGCCCGTCTGGCGATCGCCGGACCCGGCGCCAGACAGCTCGCGCTGGCCCGCAGGGCCGCAGCCCGAGGAAGACTGTGGGGCGGGCGCGGTGGCCTGTGGTTCGCACCGACGCCTCTCCTGGGACCCGGTGGGGGGCGGATGGCATTCCTCTACCCGGGCCTGGAGGCCGCGTTCACTCCTCAAGTCGACGACATCTGCGACCGCTTCGGAACCGATCGCCTCTCCACCGGGCACACGCGGGTCGGGGACGTCATCGCTCACACCGCCGCCCTGTTCGACGTCGGCGGACTGCTGTCGGCCGCACTCGACCGCATGGGAATCCATCCGGACGCCGTCGCCGGCCACAGCGCAGGCGAGTGGACCGCGATGATCGCAGGAGGGATCTTCCGGGAGGACAGGCCAGGGGCAGCGCTGCGCGACACCGTCACCCGGCATCTGCGGCTTCCCGCGCTCGCCTTCCTGGCCCTGGGTGCCCCCGCCGCGCAGATCGAGGACGTCCTTCCCGGATACCCCGGCGTCGTCGTCTCCCACGACGACGCCCCGCACCAATGCGTCGTCTGCGGCCCCCGGGACCAGTTGGAAGCCCTTGCGGCCCACCTGCGCGGCGAAGGCGTCCTCGGCCGCGTCCTGCCCTTCCAGTCGGGGTTCCACACCCCGATGCTGGCCCCCTATCTCGGTGATCTGCGGGACGCGTTGCCCCACCTTGCCATCCACCCGGCCAGGACGCCGGTGTGGTCGGGAACACTGACGGCGCCCTTTCCCGACGACGAGGCCGGCATCCGGGAGCTTTTCATCCGCCACCTCCTCGAACCGGTCCGCTTCCGGCTGCTGACCGAAGCCATGTACGCGGCAGGCTTCCGGGCCTTCGTCCAGGTCGGTGCGGGCCAGCTGCCGGCACTGGTCGGGGACACGCTCGCAGGCCGCGAACACCTGGCCGTCGCAGCCAACTCGCCCCGCCGCAGCGGCCTCTGCCAGCTCGACCGGGTCGCGGCCGCACTCTGGACGGTCGGCATGGAACCGGACTTCACCGCTCTCGCCACGCGCCGCACGACGGTGAACCTCGATCAGGAGGCCGGCCCGGTGCCGCTGCACCCACAGGCCCGGGAGCGACTCCGCGCCGTGCTGGGCCGGGGCCAGGGCCGCCCCGCCACTCCTCTGCACGACCTCGCCCGGTGCATCCCCGCCGCCGCCGAACTCGAGGCGCTGCTGACCGAGACGGCCACCACGGCGGCCGAGCTTTTCACGGCTGCCGAGCGTCCTGGCGGGGCCGAGCAGGCGATGCCCCCCACGACGGCCCCCGCCGTCACCCGCCGCGTCGTCGAGGCCGACGTCGACCACATGCCCTACCTCCTCGACCACTGCTTCTACCGGCAACGCCCTGACTGGCCCGAACTCGCCGACCGCTGGCCCGTCGTCCCCGCCACCACGATCGTCCAGCTCATGCTGGACGCCACCGACGCCGCCGGAACCCCCGTCGCCGTGCGCGACGCCCGCTTCCTGGAGTGGGCGGTCGCGTCACCGCCCGCTGCCGTGGAGCTGACGGTCACCGCCAAGCGGGACGGAGACGAATGGCACCGGGCCGCGTTCGGCCGCTATGCGCACGCCGACACCCGGACGGCTGCCGCTTACCCTGAGCCGCCTTCCCCATGGGCGTGCGACGAGCCCGAAGCCGCGCCCTGCGTCTCCGCCCGGGAGATGTACGAGCAGCGGTGGATGTTCCACGGACCGGGCTTCCAAGGAGTCACCGACGTCGTCGCACTCGGGCAACGGCATGTTCGTGGCGTTCTCACCTGTTTGAAGGCACCCGGAGCTCTTCTCGACAATGTCGGTCAGCTGCTCGGCTACTGGTTGATGGCGACTCACGTCGACCGCGTGGACGTCCTCCCCGTAGGCGTCCAGGAGATCGTCTTTCATGGCCCGCATCCCTCCCCCGGCTCCCGCGTCGACTGCCACATCCGGATCACCCAGGTCACGGACAAGCTGCTGGAAGGAGACGCGCAACTCGTGCACGAGGGCCGGGTGTGGGCCGGTGTCCATGGCTGGCAGGAGCGCAGATTCGACTCGAACCCCACGACCATCGCCGTCCAGCGAAGGTCCGACCACCACACGCTCTCGGTCCCTCAGCCAGGGGGCTGGCAGCTCGTCTTCGACCACTGGCCCGACCCGGCCTCGCTGGAGCTGATGATGCGCTGCCAGCTCGCCGGCGAGGAACGGACCACCTTCGCGCGCCGTCCCGTACGCGGCCGACGGCAGTGGCTTCTCGGCAGGTTCGCCGCCAAGGACGCGGTGCGCCGCCATCTGTGGGCACACGGGGCGGGGCCGGTCTTCCCCGGCGAAGTGCGGGTTCACAACGAGCCCTCGGGGCGTCCCCGCCCGCAGGGCGTGTACGGACGTCGGCTGCCGCCGCTGGAACTGTCCCTCGCGCACTGCCGAGAAGCGGCCGTCGCGCTGGTACGGCCCGGGGGTATCCCGGCCGGCATCGACGTCGAGGAGATCACCGATCGCCCTGCCGCCACGTATGACGCGGTGCTGGCTCCCGGCGAACGCGCCCTGTTCCAGCGCCTCGGCGCCGGGCCGGAGCAGCTGTCCCGGTTCTGGACGGCCAAGGAGGCGGCCGCGAAGGCGGAGGGGACAGGGCTCCGCGGCGATCCGCACGGATTCCTCGTCACGGCCATGGACCCCGACCGCTCCGACACCCTCACCATCCGTGCGCCCTCGGGCCTCTCGTACACCATCCGGCTCGCGCGTATCGACAACCCACCCGAGCTGCGGCCCAGGAGCTACATCGTCGCCTGGACTCACATGGCTGAGGTCCACTCCCGGATTCAGACGATTGGACAGACGCATGGACAGCAGTCATGA